The Candidatus Bathyarchaeota archaeon genome includes a region encoding these proteins:
- a CDS encoding glycosyltransferase family 4 protein — MKIGLIAPEFLPNWGGVGTYCVELVKNLCKDPNLEIHVITLLRNIKRIDGSDSSYTETDILNYFNNKIHLHIISGASETFLYNSQFQYQLFRQLPEIVKENEIELLHSQHAHMSDILSKLRLKTPTVTTIHSTVKNQVDGIKITNQKWSEMDSSEHFELALYPMLRLAERFYLRKSARQMNIFVSKWTKTHIKQNYQYAYVDGPVIHNGVDAQQFSPSKHSDSNILSDISDPVILYASRLTVARGAHILAQAIPEILKVNKNVHFVFAGSGYVKSLRDILEQKGVPKDKVTLLGYVDYKDLPSLYAKSYAYAMPTSWENLPFKLLEAMSSGRPVITTAVGGIPEVVKNGYNGLFTFRTPHAIAETVIQLLDDPKLANRLGENARKTVVDNFTWTETARKTKQVYEKILIA, encoded by the coding sequence TTGAAGATAGGTCTAATAGCTCCGGAGTTTTTGCCAAATTGGGGTGGAGTAGGTACATACTGTGTTGAACTAGTCAAAAATTTGTGCAAAGATCCTAATCTCGAAATCCATGTAATTACCCTGCTTAGGAATATTAAACGAATAGACGGCTCTGATAGTTCATACACAGAAACAGACATTCTTAACTATTTCAATAATAAAATCCATCTGCATATAATTTCAGGCGCTAGCGAGACTTTCCTTTATAACAGCCAATTTCAGTATCAACTATTTAGACAGTTGCCCGAAATCGTTAAAGAAAATGAAATCGAATTGCTTCATTCTCAGCATGCTCATATGTCTGACATTTTATCCAAGTTAAGGCTAAAAACTCCGACAGTAACGACAATCCATAGTACAGTAAAAAATCAAGTTGACGGAATCAAGATTACTAACCAGAAATGGTCTGAGATGGATTCATCTGAGCATTTTGAGCTTGCCTTGTATCCTATGTTGCGACTGGCCGAAAGGTTTTACCTGAGAAAGAGCGCTCGTCAGATGAATATTTTTGTCTCAAAATGGACTAAAACACATATTAAACAAAATTATCAGTATGCCTATGTTGATGGGCCTGTTATTCATAACGGTGTCGATGCCCAGCAGTTTTCGCCATCAAAACACTCCGATTCTAACATACTTAGTGATATCTCTGATCCAGTAATACTTTATGCGTCAAGGCTAACGGTTGCACGCGGAGCACATATTTTAGCCCAGGCTATACCTGAAATTTTGAAGGTTAACAAAAATGTTCATTTCGTTTTTGCGGGGTCTGGATACGTTAAATCTCTTCGCGATATTCTTGAGCAAAAAGGTGTTCCTAAAGATAAGGTAACCTTGTTGGGGTATGTGGATTACAAAGACTTGCCATCGCTTTATGCAAAATCTTATGCTTATGCCATGCCTACCTCTTGGGAAAATCTTCCCTTTAAGCTTCTGGAGGCAATGAGTTCTGGCAGACCAGTTATAACCACCGCCGTTGGTGGAATACCGGAAGTAGTCAAAAATGGTTATAACGGTCTGTTTACTTTCAGAACGCCGCATGCTATCGCTGAAACCGTTATTCAGCTTTTAGATGATCCCAAACTAGCAAATAGGTTAGGCGAGAACGCACGTAAAACCGTTGTGGATAATTTCACATGGACAGAAACAGCGAGAAAAACCAAGCAGGTGTATGAAAAAATCTTAATTGCTTAA
- a CDS encoding B12-binding domain-containing radical SAM protein produces MKILLVNPPRFKGIPVIREERCEVTDRYSVLPPYSLLQIASLLKSNSHEVSLIDANGLNLSWDQIKKGIVCSNYDALIFRFTPTTFGEDIKVAAISKTSHRNAWTIGICWTLQTLPESVLQTASELDIYIRHEYETVTPSLVSALSQGNDLSSVRGIAYRDGSKINVNDPAEPLSNWANMPLPDYDLLPSLKNYYINTHHGSPFTIMYAGKGCPFSCIYCTERHTKLKNRSAASIIEELRFLKQKYNVKTLSFFDETFTIDKERTITIANAIKKEKMNIVWYCNTRVNLVDESLLKIMYAGGCRGISFGIESGSQKILDNAEKGITVQQAEYAIRLVKKVGIKVYCSFIFGLPGENWDTVKETIKFVKRTLPTGAQFNVAVPYPGTELQRIATEKGWIGKDISWHELYQHESVMRTDELTSFDLDKARKMAYQALYFNNRWWMNNIWYTFRHIEDLPLAARYAIKIVNNYIFHKMEHAH; encoded by the coding sequence ATGAAGATTTTGCTTGTCAACCCCCCCAGATTCAAGGGTATTCCTGTTATCCGAGAAGAAAGATGTGAAGTTACCGACAGATACTCGGTTCTTCCCCCTTATAGTCTTCTACAAATAGCCTCCTTACTAAAATCTAACTCTCATGAAGTATCCTTGATAGATGCAAACGGTTTGAACCTTTCTTGGGATCAAATCAAAAAAGGGATTGTGTGTTCAAATTATGACGCTTTGATTTTTAGGTTTACCCCAACCACTTTTGGTGAAGATATTAAAGTAGCCGCTATCTCAAAGACAAGTCATCGAAACGCATGGACTATTGGAATTTGTTGGACCCTTCAAACTCTTCCCGAAAGCGTGTTGCAAACCGCTAGCGAACTTGATATTTATATACGGCATGAATATGAAACAGTAACACCAAGCCTCGTATCAGCTTTAAGTCAAGGTAATGATCTATCTTCTGTTCGGGGCATAGCATACCGTGATGGGAGCAAAATTAACGTTAATGACCCTGCTGAGCCCTTATCAAATTGGGCAAATATGCCTTTACCCGATTATGATTTGCTTCCGTCACTCAAAAATTATTACATAAATACTCATCATGGTTCGCCATTTACGATTATGTATGCCGGTAAAGGTTGTCCTTTTTCCTGCATTTATTGCACAGAAAGACATACAAAATTAAAGAATCGATCTGCAGCGAGCATTATCGAGGAATTGCGTTTTCTTAAACAGAAATACAATGTAAAAACACTTTCTTTCTTTGATGAGACTTTCACAATCGACAAAGAAAGAACAATAACAATTGCAAATGCTATTAAAAAAGAAAAAATGAATATCGTCTGGTACTGCAATACACGTGTTAATCTTGTTGATGAATCTTTGTTGAAAATCATGTATGCTGGAGGTTGTAGAGGAATATCTTTTGGGATAGAATCAGGTAGTCAAAAGATTCTTGATAATGCCGAGAAAGGTATTACTGTTCAGCAAGCTGAATATGCTATAAGACTTGTGAAAAAGGTTGGAATAAAGGTCTACTGTAGTTTCATTTTTGGTTTGCCTGGTGAAAACTGGGACACAGTTAAGGAAACTATAAAATTCGTAAAACGGACATTGCCAACAGGTGCCCAATTTAATGTTGCTGTTCCATATCCTGGAACTGAACTTCAAAGAATCGCTACAGAAAAAGGTTGGATCGGCAAAGACATCAGTTGGCATGAATTATACCAGCATGAATCTGTAATGAGAACAGACGAATTGACCAGTTTTGATTTGGATAAAGCTAGAAAAATGGCTTATCAAGCACTATACTTTAACAACCGATGGTGGATGAATAATATTTGGTATACTTTTAGACATATAGAGGACTTACCTCTTGCCGCTAGATATGCGATCAAAATAGTAAACAACTATATTTTCCATAAAATGGAGCATGCACACTGA
- a CDS encoding glycosyltransferase → METLKFLLTSTFFPPYHIGGDAIHVGCLAQELTRLGHKVNVLHSIDAYELKRKSIPKESGDTGIYVYSIKSPLHYTSYLAYLFGGSPLVERKFKFLVNEIKPDIVHHHNISLLSYRLLGKRSNYFNLYTAHDFWLVCQQNNLLKNGEFSCDDYSCLSCSIRRRRFPQVWRSFKGFKEVVDEIDCMIAPSDYLRNKISAQIPVRIETIPNFVPRPPLNIGKSGFSNFFLYAGVLEKHKGILNLINLFADPHIESNLLIAGQGSLMPSIKASINKLGLEKKIILLGWTNHDLLYRLLNDANALIVPSICPENNPLIILEAFSMGCPVIASRIGGIPEIVQKLNKNLVYEDLNTLRQLVMSFSKKEFSPEHIKSIYSQNYSPEAYVKKYFEKLNRCGS, encoded by the coding sequence ATGGAAACTCTGAAATTTTTGTTAACATCAACATTTTTCCCTCCTTATCATATTGGAGGCGATGCAATCCACGTTGGATGTTTAGCCCAAGAATTAACTAGACTCGGCCATAAAGTTAATGTTCTGCATAGTATAGATGCATATGAGCTCAAACGAAAAAGTATACCTAAAGAAAGCGGAGATACTGGAATTTATGTTTACTCAATTAAATCACCTTTACATTACACTTCTTATTTAGCCTATTTGTTTGGTGGATCCCCTTTAGTGGAGCGGAAATTCAAGTTTTTGGTAAATGAAATCAAACCTGACATAGTCCATCATCATAATATCTCTCTGCTAAGTTACAGACTTTTAGGCAAACGTAGTAACTATTTTAATTTGTATACTGCTCATGATTTTTGGTTGGTCTGCCAGCAAAATAACCTATTGAAAAATGGCGAATTTTCCTGTGATGATTATTCATGTTTATCATGCTCAATAAGGCGTAGAAGATTTCCTCAAGTTTGGCGCTCGTTTAAAGGATTTAAGGAAGTAGTGGATGAGATTGATTGCATGATCGCACCAAGCGATTATTTGCGCAATAAGATTAGCGCACAGATACCTGTAAGAATTGAAACCATCCCTAATTTTGTTCCGAGACCTCCACTAAATATTGGTAAATCTGGTTTTTCCAATTTCTTCCTTTATGCTGGCGTTTTAGAAAAACATAAAGGAATATTAAATTTGATTAACCTATTTGCAGATCCTCATATTGAGTCAAATCTCTTGATTGCTGGACAAGGTAGCCTGATGCCGAGTATAAAAGCTTCTATAAACAAACTCGGTCTAGAAAAAAAGATAATTTTACTTGGTTGGACGAATCACGATTTATTGTATCGTTTGTTAAATGACGCAAATGCACTCATAGTGCCCTCGATATGTCCTGAAAATAATCCTTTGATTATTTTGGAAGCTTTTTCTATGGGGTGTCCCGTTATAGCTTCTAGAATTGGTGGAATACCAGAAATAGTTCAAAAATTAAACAAGAATCTAGTTTATGAAGATTTGAATACCCTTAGACAGCTAGTAATGAGTTTTTCTAAAAAAGAGTTTTCACCAGAACACATAAAATCGATTTATAGCCAAAACTATTCTCCAGAAGCGTATGTAAAAAAATATTTTGAAAAATTAAATCGCTGTGGGTCTTAA